One Spodoptera frugiperda isolate SF20-4 chromosome 10, AGI-APGP_CSIRO_Sfru_2.0, whole genome shotgun sequence genomic region harbors:
- the LOC126911161 gene encoding nascent polypeptide-associated complex subunit alpha, muscle-specific form-like: MPHGGREQSPRSSKLGPAGRGRVFKNSRLRPTETRTLHVAIQGFVASATPTPSATGGAGEEFFPPPPSIPDTPASPSPPLRTAPPAWPTAALEQEPEPMDVVPTTATPDAGVTHPPSAIPRPTPRPNSDAAQPAATATAAPRATAPRAPAPALAAGQKPRKPQPAAAPPRPQRPPKKPTAMAPAAPMRPAPPSAAPPRAAPMYRAPPVNIAPGRFPSPPKMPADKRKAVFITPPFRPPPILPPFAPPLHGAAPVATYAAAAAATTTGTPAPAAPPTPKPRSPTTPCAPPPKKTRYPPLIVEKLPNWVEHFTALKRRLGHAPNARPFGKGVRFTPRSDEEYRAIQAYLAELEKSRGVAWFSYSLPAERSVKVAIRGLPVDTPPEAIMEALQDAGYGAEYVRPIRARQGRPGCLYYAQVARADNTIPGIYGVTELLCMPGIKIEAWRGRKGPAQCHRCQQFRHSSHNCHRPMACVRCGEEHPASECPRPKEEPPTCANCGGAHTANNTSCPVFRRETRNPRAGTVARTAAAPTAKPAAAQPRGENNAPGSLMAAANEPGGERRKRRRRKKAPPPTAAAPKPAAAPPAPPAPPLPPLLLLPPAPPAPPLPPLPLPPPLPPLRARRGARLRHGRQHSRPLRSPPAHSPSTTSSGSCRRS; the protein is encoded by the coding sequence ATGCCGCACGGAGGTCGCGAGCAGTCGCCGCGCTCCTCCAAGCTCGGCCCGGCGGGGCGGGGGAGGGTTTTTAAGAACTCTCGCCTGCGCCCCACCGAAACCAGGACGCTGCACGTGGCGATACAAGGGTTCGTCGCCAGTGCCACGCCGACCCCATCAGCCACCGGAGGTGCGGGGGAGGAATTCTTCCCCCCGCCCCCCTCGATACCCGACACCCCGGCGTCGCCCTCGCCTCCGCTGCGCACGGCCCCACCCGCGTGGCCGACCGCGGCGCTGGAACAGGAACCGGAACCTATGGACGTGGTGCCGACCACCGCCACTCCGGACGCCGGTGTGACACACCCGCCGTCCGCAATACCGCGGCCGACCCCACGGCCTAATTCAGATGCGGCGCAACCTGCCGCCACGGCAACCGCCGCCCCACGCGCCACCGCTCctcgcgcccccgcccccgcacTGGCTGCGGGACAAAAGCCGAGGAAGCCGCAACCCGCCGCGGCCCCGCCGCGCCCTCAACGGCCTCCGAAGAAGCCGACCGCGATGGCGCCAGCTGCGCCCATGCGCCCAGCGCCCCCCAGCGCCGCGCCCCCACGCGCAGCGCCTATGTATCGCGCGCCCCCGGTCAACATCGCACCGGGGCGCTTCCCTTCGCCGCCCAAGATGCCGGCGGACAAAAGAAAGGCGGTTTTTATCACTCCGCCCTTCCGCCCACCGCCCATCCTGCCGCCCTTCGCTCCACCGCTGCACGGCGCTGCGCCCGTAGCCACGTAcgcagccgccgccgccgctaccACCACCGGAACGCCCGCCCCAGCCGCGCCCCCGACACCGAAGCCGCGCTCGCCCACGACACCGTGCGCCCCCCCGCCCAAGAAGACGCGTTACCCGCCGCTCATAGTGGAGAAGCTCCCCAACTGGGTCGAGCACTTCACGGCCCTGAAGCGGCGGCTCGGACACGCGCCCAACGCGCGCCCCTTTGGGAAAGGGGTGCGCTTCACGCCCCGCTCCGACGAGGAGTACCGGGCAATCCAGGCCTACCTGGCTGAACTGGAGAAGAGCCGGGGAGTCGCCTGGTTCTCCTACTCCCTCCCCGCGGAGCGAAGCGTCAAGGTGGCCATACGCGGGCTACCGGTGGACACCCCGCCGGAGGCGATCATGGAGGCGCTGCAGGACGCCGGCTACGGCGCGGAATACGTCCGCCCCATCCGCGCGCGCCAGGGACGACCTGGGTGTTTGTACTACGCCCAGGTAGCGCGCGCGGACAACACCATCCCGGGCATATACGGGGTAACAGAGCTACTCTGTATGCCCGGGATTAAAATAGAAGCCTGGCGCGGGAGGAAGGGCCCCGCGCAGTGCCATCGATGCCAACAGTTCCGGCACTCGTCGCACAACTGCCACCGGCCAATGGCCTGTGTGCGGTGCGGCGAGGAACACCCGGCAAGCGAGTGCCCCCGCCCTAAGGAGGAGCCGCCCACCTGCGCGAATTGCGGCGGCGCACACACGGCGAACAACACGTCGTGTCCCGTGTTCCGCCGCGAGACGCGCAACCCGAGGGCAGGCACTGTGGCGCGCACAGCCGCCGCCCCCACCGCCAAACCAGCAGCCGCACAGCCAAGGGGCGAAAACAACGCCCCTGGCTCTCTAATGGCCGCGGCAAACGAGCCGGGAGGCGAGCGACGCAAGAGGCGCAGGCGCAAGAAGGCGCCCCCGCcaaccgccgccgcccccaAGCCCGCTGCTGCCCCGccggcgccccccgcgcccccgctgcCGCCCCTGCTGCTGCTCCCAccggcgccccccgcgcccccgctgcCACCACTACCACTGCCACCTCCGCTGCCACCGCTGCGCGCCCGGCGAGGCGCACGGCTGCGCCACGGCCGGCAACACAGCCGACCCCTGCGCAGTCCGCCCGCACACTCACCATCCACGACGTCGTCCGGATCCTGCAGGAGATCGTGA
- the LOC126911160 gene encoding nascent polypeptide-associated complex subunit alpha, muscle-specific form-like, which produces MPHGGREQSPRSSKLGPAGRGRIFKNSRLRPTESRNLTVAVQQFATFAATTPTPSATGGAGEEFFPPPPSIPDTPASPSPPLRTAPPAWPTATPEPMDVVPTTVIRDAGVTHPPSAIPRPTPRPHTDTDAAQPAATAAAAPRAPAPRAPAPRAPAPVPAAGQKQRKPQPTTAPPRPQRPLKKPTAVAPAAPMRTAPPSVAPPRATPAYRAPPDNIAPGRFPSPPQMPAFILPLHGAAPAATYAAAAAATTTGTPAPAAPPSPKPRSPTAPCAPPPKKTRYPPLIVEKLPNWVEHFTALKRRLGHAPNARPFGKGVRFTPRSDEEYRAIQAYLADLEKSQGVAWFSYSLPAERSVKVAIRGLPVDTPTEDIMEALRDAGYGAEYVRPIRARQGRPGCLYYAQVARADNTIPGIYGVTELLCMPGIKIEAWRGKKGPAQCHRCQQFRHSSHNCHRPMACVRCGEEHPASECPRPKEEPPTCANCGGAHTANNTSCPVFRRETRNPRAGTVARTAAAPTAKPAAAQPRGEHNAPGSLMAAANEPGGERRKRRRRKKAPPPTAAAPRPAAAPAGAPRAPAAAPAAAPTGATRAPAATTTTATSATTAARPARRTAAPRPATQPTPAQSARTLTINDVVRILQEITQSSL; this is translated from the exons ATGCCGCACGGAGGCCGCGAGCAGTCGCCGCGCTCCTCCAAGCTCGGCCCGGCGGGGAGGGGGAGGATATTCAAAAACTCCCGCCTGCGCCCCACCGAGTCGCGTAACCTGACGGTGGCAGTACAACAGTTTGCCACCTTTGCTGCCACCACGCCGACCCCATCGGCCACCGGTGGTGCGGGGGAGGAATTCTTCCCCCCGCCCCCCTCCATACCCGACACCCCGGCGTCGCCCTCGCCTCCGCTGCGCACGGCCCCACCTGCGTGGCCGACCGCGACGCCGGAACCGATGGACGTGGTGCCGACCACCGTCATTCGTGACGCCGGTGTGACACACCCGCCGTCCGCAATACCGCGGCCGACTCCACGGCCGCATACTGACACCGATGCGGCGCAACCTGCCGCCACCGCAGCCGCCGCTCCACGCGCCCCCGCTCCTCGCGCCCCCGCTCctcgcgcccccgcccccgtaCCAGCTGCGGGACAGAAGCAGAGGAAGCCGCAGCCCACCACGGCCCCGCCGCGCCCCCAACGGCCTCTCAAGAAGCCGACTGCGGTGGCGCCGGCTGCGCCCATGCGCACAGCGCCCCCTAGCGTCGCGCCCCCACGCGCCACGCCTGCATACCGCGCGCCCCCGGACAATATAGCGCCGGGGCGCTTCCCCTCACCGCCACAGATGCCGGCGTTCATTCTGCCGCTGCACGGCGCTGCGCCCGCAGCCACGTAcgcagccgccgccgccgctaccACCACCGGAACGCCCGCCCCAGCCGCGCCCCCGTCGCCGAAGCCGCGCTCACCCACGGCACCGTGCGCCCCCCCGCCCAAGAAGACGCGCTACCCGCCGCTCATAGTGGAGAAGCTCCCCAACTGGGTCGAGCACTTCACGGCCCTGAAGCGGCGGCTCGGACACGCGCCCAACGCGCGCCCCTTTGGAAAGGGGGTGCGCTTCACGCCCCGCTCCGACGAGGAGTACCGGGCAATCCAGGCATACCTGGCGGACTTGGAGAAGAGCCAGGGAGTTGCCTGGTTCTCCTACTCCCTCCCCGCGGAGCGGAGTGTCAAGGTGGCCATCAGAGGGCTACCGGTGGACACCCCGACTGAGGACATCATGGAGGCGCTGCGAGACGCCGGCTACGGCGCGGAATACGTCCGCCCCATCCGCGCGCGCCAGGGACGACCTGGGTGTTTATATTACGCCCAGGTAGCGCGCGCAGACAACACCATCCCGGGCATATACGGGGTAACAGAGCTACTCTGTATGCCCGGGATTAAGATCGAGGCGTGGCGCGGGAAAAAGGGCCCTGCGCAGTGCCACCGCTGCCAACAATTCCGGCACTCCAGCCATAATTGTCACCGACCAATGGCCTGTGTGCGGTGCGGCGAAGAGCACCCGGCCAGCGAGTGCCCCCGCCCTAAGGAGGAGCCGCCCACCTGCGCGAATTGCGGCGGCGCACACACGGCGAACAACACGTCGTGTCCTGTGTTCCGCCGCGAGACGCGCAACCCGAGGGCGGGCACTGTGGCGCGCACAGCCGCCGCCCCCACCGCCAAACCAGCAGCCGCACAGCCAAGGGGCGAACACAACGCCCCTGGCTCTCTAATGGCCGCGGCAAACGAGCCGGGAGGCGAGCGACGCAAGAGGCGCAGGCGCAAGAAGGCGCCCCCGCcaaccgccgccgcccccaGGCCCGCTGCTGCCCCCGccggcgccccccgcgcccccgctgcCGCCCCTGCCGCTGCTCCCACCGGCGCCACCCGCGCCCCCGCTGCCACCACTACCACTGCCACCTCCGCTACCACCGCTGCGCGCCCGGCGAGGCGCACGGCTGCGCCACGGCCGGCAACACAGCCGACCCCTGCGCAGTCCGCCCGCACACTCACCATCAACGACGTCGTCCGGATCCTGCAGGAGATC ACGCAATCAAGTCTCTGA